The nucleotide sequence TTGACGACTTTGACGTCGTAAAGCTTCTCGATGGCGTTCTTGATGTCGATCTTGTTGGCGTCGCCGGCGACTTCAAAGACGTAGCCGTTGTACTTGTCGCGCGTCACCAGCGATTTTTCGCTGATCAGGAGCGTCTTGACGACCTTACGCGGTTCCTTCATTTTGTCCAGACCTCCTCGCACTCTTTCAGACCCGCCGGCGTCAGGACCAGATAATCGGAGTGAACCAGATCATAGGCGCTGGCGAGAGCC is from Candidatus Zixiibacteriota bacterium and encodes:
- the rplW gene encoding 50S ribosomal protein L23; this translates as MKEPRKVVKTLLISEKSLVTRDKYNGYVFEVAGDANKIDIKNAIEKLYDVKVVKVTTQNNPGKQRRLGRNRPGYTKDWKKAVVKLAKDQKIQEFESI